From Erythrobacter sp. YJ-T3-07:
TGGGAAAGGCGCACGTGCAGCCGCTCGCGCCCGACCTCGCCATCGGGCAGGTGCTGTGCAAGCAGGCCTGCGGCCAGCGTGTGCTCGCCTTCGGTCTTCACCGCAACGCGCACCAGCGTGGGCACCTGTTCGGACTGCAGGAAATAGCTCTCGCATGCAGCAGCGAGGCTTTCGCCCTCCAGCGGCACGATCCCCTGATAGCGCCCGCCACGCTTGGGCACGTCGAAGGTGATCGCAAGATAGCCCTTGCCGAACAGCGCCGGGAGCGAGGGATTTGCGCCCAGCTTGGCCAGCGCCTCGGCATCGAAATCGGCATAGCCGCGCACCGCGCCCTGGCGGAAGTCGCAGACCAGCAGTTTGACGATGCCGGCCTCGGTCTGGGCCTGCATGGTCATCTGGCCGCCGCCTTCGCCCTCCGCGCTCTCTTCGTCATCCTCGTCGATCAGCGCACCGACGAGCGCGGCAACCACCAGCGCTTCGGCGAGCAGGTTGCGGATCGCAGGGGGATAGTCGTGCGCGGCGAGAATTTCGTCGAGCGTGCGGTCGAGCCGCACGAGCCGCAGCCGCGTATCCCGCGAGGGGATCGACGCGCCAAGCAGGTGGTCGGAGAAGGTTTCGCTTGTCTGGAGAGTATCGGTCACGGCGGGCTATATAAGAACGCCCGCCGTCTCCCCAAGCCCCCCGCGCTTCAGAGCTTGCCGAAAGCCCAGAGAAGCACGGATTTCTGCGCGTGGATGCGGTTCTCCGCCTCGTCGAACACGCGGCTTTGCGGCCCCTCGATCACGCTTTGCGTCACCTCGTCGCCGACATGCGCGGGCAGGCAGTGGAGGAAATCCACCTCCGGCTTGGCGAGCGCCATCAGCGCGTCATTGACCTGAAAAGGTTGCATCGCCGCGATCTTGCTCGCGGCGTTTTCCTGCCCCATCGACACCCAGGTATCGGTGACGATCACGTCCGCGCCCTTCGCGGCCGCCTGCGCATCCTGCGTCAGCGTGATCGTCGCGCCGCCCGCGCGGGCCGCTTCGACGAACGCCGCCTCGGGCTCGAAGCCCGCCGGGGTCGCAACGCGCACGTTGAACTTGAAAATGCCGGCGGCCTCGAGGATCGAGTGCAGCACGTTGTTGCCATCGCCCAGCCAGGCCAGTTCCAGCCCCGGCAGCGCCTTGCCGTGTTCGATGATCGTCAGCAGATCGGCGACGATCTGGCACGGGTGCGACGCGTCGGTCAGCCCGTTGATCACCGGCACGCTGGCATGGCGGGCCATTTCCTCGACCTTGGCGTGATCGTCGGTCCGGATCATTATCGCATCGACCATCCGGCTGAGCACCCGCGCGGTGTCGGCGATGCTTTCGCCGCGGCCGAGCTGCATCGAGCCGCTCTCCATCACAATCGCACTACCGCCGAGCTGGCGCATCGCGATGTCGAAGCTGACCCGCGTGCGGGTCGAGCTTTTCTCGAAGATCATCGCCAGCACATACCCGGCGAGAGGAGCATCGGCATCCGCCTTGCCCTTGGGCCAGGACTTGCGCGCAGCCTTGCGGTCGATCGCGTCGTTCAGCATCGCGGCGAGGGCATCGCCGCCTGCATCCGACAGGTCGAGGAAGTGGCGCGCGCCCATCAGCTTGCGTCCGGCACTTCGTAGTCGGCCGCACCGGCAGACAGCTTGTCAAAGAACTCGTCGATCTCCGCATCGCCAACCACCAGCGGCGGAAGCACGCGCAGCGTGTTGTCGCCTGCCGCCACGGTCAGCAGCTGGTGCTTGTCGCGCAGGTGCTGGAAGAACGGCCGGCTTTCGACCTTCATCTTGATGCCGAGCATCAGGCCTTCGCCGCGGACCAGCTCGAACAGGTCGGGATAATTGCCGATGAACTGTTCCAGCCGCGCCTTCAGCCGCGCGCCTTTGTCGCGCACGCCCTGCAGGAATTCGTCGTTGGCGACCGCTTCCATCACCGCGACGCCCGCCGCCATCGCCAGCGGGTTGCCGCCGTAGGTGGAGCCGTGGGTGCCGAAAGTCATCCCGCGTGCGGCATGTTCGGTCGCAAGGCACGCGCCCAGCGGGAAGCCGCCGCCGATGCCCTTCGCACTCGCCACGATGTCCGGCTTCACGCCGTAGAACTCGTGCGCGTAGAACTTGCCCGTGCGGGCGACGCCGCACTGGACCTCGTCCAGCACCAGCATCAGGCCGTGTTCGTCGGCCAGATCGCGCAGGCCCTGCATGAACTCCTGGCTGGCGGGGCGGATGCCGCCCTCACCCTGGATCGGTTCGACCAGGAAGCCGGCGGTCTGCGGGCCGATCGCGGCCTTCGCAGCGGCCAGATCGTCGAACTCGCAATATTTGAAGCCCTGCAGCAGCGGCAGGAAGCCGTGGTGCATCTTGGCCTGGTTGCTCGCGCTGATCGTCGCCATCGTGCGCCCGTGGAACGCGCTGGTGAAGGTGATCAGCTCGGTCCGCGCGGGGTCGCCACCCTCGTGCTGGTGGAACGCGCGCGCGGTCTTGATCGCGCATTCGACCGCCTCGGCGCCAGAATTGGTGAAGAACACCGTGTCGGCGAAACTCGCATCGACCAGCATCTGCGCCAGCTTTTCCTGATGCGGGCTGCCGTAGAGGTTGGAGACGTGCATCAACGTCTCGGCCTGCTTCTGGATCGCGCCGATCAGCCCTTCGTGGCTGTGGCCGAGCAGGTTGACCGCGATGCCGCTGGCGAAGTCGAGATAGCGCGTGCCATCCTCGTCGATCAGGTGGCAGTGCTCGCCCTTCACGGGGCGGACGTCGCAACGGGGATAGACGGGCATCAGGGCGGGGATCGACATGGCAACTCCGGAAAATTCAAAACGGTGAACGACAAATGGCGGCCCCGCGAGGGAACCGCCATTCGCGAATGACCGGCGATCTATTGCGTCAGACGGGCCGGGTCAAACTGGTGAGCATGACCCGGGCCGGCGCGCGCCTTATTCCTGTACGGGAACGAGGTTGACCGCCGAATACTTGCCTCGTCGGTCGACTTCGAGATCGAACTCGTAGCGTTCGCCCTCGTTGATCTGCGACAGACCCGAGCGCTCGACCGCGCTGATGTGCACGAAGGCATCGGGCTGCCCGTCGTCGCGCACCAGGAAGCCGAAGCCCTTCATCGAATTGAAGAACTTGACCGTGCCGGTCGCCTTTTCGCCGGTCAGCTCGCGCCGCGGCGCTCCGCCAGCCGCGCCGGGGGCGCCACCTTCGCGGGGAGCGGCTACAGCACCACCGGTCACGGGGATCACATCGCCCACGACCTGCAGATCCTGCGCGGAAATCTTGCCGCCACGATCGACCAGGTTGAATTCGAGCTCCTGCCCTTCGGCAAGGCCTTCAAGACCGGCGCGTTCGACTGCACTAATGTGCACGAACACGTCGTCTCCGCCGCCTTCCTGCTGGATGAAGCCGAAGCCCTTCTGGCCGTTGAAGAATTTCACCTGGCCCTTGCCTGTGCCGACGACCTGTGCGGGCATGCGGTTGAAACCGCCGCCACCGCCAGCGCCGCCGCCACCGCCACGCGGACCACCGCCGCCGCCGAAGCCACCACGGCCACCGCCGCCCGGTCCGCCGCGATCCTGGAACCCGCCACGGTCCTGAAAACCGCCGCGATCCTGGTAGCCACCGCCACCGCGATCGTCGAATCCGCCGCGATCCTGGAACCCGCCGCCGAAATCACCGCCGGGAAACGGCTCGAAACCGTCTTCTCCGATGTTGTCCCGCTTGTCGCGCCCGCGACGACGCCCTTTATCGTAACCCATAACTCGCCAAAAACCTTGCTACTTCCACCCGCCCGCAAAACGAAATCCCGTAAAGGCGCAGACGGCCGCCTCCCGGCATTGCTGGAGTGGCAAACGATCGACGTTCCTGCCGCCAGTCCCCCACCAACTGGCCCCACCCTTATCGCAGAATGCGCGCGGGCGCGAACCAATTCGCAATAGGATACTTGATTCCGCAAGATTATGACAATTTCGAAGGCTTGCGCGGCTTTGGGAGAGCCTGCATGTCTCGTCCGGGATGGAGGGGCCGATGCGCTCGATAGACTTGGCAGGACGCGCAGCGCACATCGCAAAGGGGCGATTCGCCCCCAAGCCCGGCGGGAGCGATTGAGCGCCGATGGACACTCAGCTTCTCCAACTGGGCGGATCGCTACTCGCGATTCTGGTGCTGGCGGGGATCGCCTGGGCGCTCAAGCTCGGCCAGCCGCGCACCATCGACACTGCCGAGCGCGCTCTTGCCCTCGCCCGCGAGGCGGATAGCGCGTTCGATCCCGGCGAAGCTGCGGTGGGGCGTGACGGCTCCGCCGCGATCCTCGCCGATTCGGCCGGGCGGATCATGGTGCTGCGCCGCCATGGCACCCACTTCGCCGCGCGCGTGCTGGAGCCGGGCACCACGGTACACAGCGAAGGCGATATCCTCACGATTATGCCGCGCGACCGCCGCTATGGCCCGGTGATCCTGGATCTCGGCCCCGAGGCGCAGGCTTGGGCCTCGCGCATCGAAGCGCTAGGAAGGGAAGACAATGCCTGACTTCTCGCCCGTCGATTACGCCATTCCCGGCTTCGTCCTGCTCGTTCTGGCGGAAATGCTGTGGGCGCGGTTCAAGGCACCGCATTCCTACGAGCCGAAGGATACGCTGGTCAGCCTCGCCTTCGGGCTCGGCAGCACGGTCGCGGGATTGCTGCTGGGGGGGCTGGCGCTGGCGGTGTTCCTCGCCGCCTACGAGGTGCGCTTTTTCACCATCGGCTGGGAATGGTGGGCGTGGCCTTTGTGCTTCGTGCTCGACGATCTCAAATATTACTGGGTGCACCGCTTCGGCCACCGCAGCCGGTGGTTCTGGGCAAGCCATGTGAACCACCATTCGAGCCAGCACTACAACCTTTCCACCGCGCTGCGGCAGACGTGGACCGGTGCGTTCACGCTGGGCTTCGTCTTCGCGCTCCCGCTGGTGCTGATAGGCTTCCACCCGGCGATGATCGCGATCTGCGGCGGGTTCAACCTGATCTACCAGTTCTGGATCCACACCGAGGCGATCGACCGTATGCCGCGCTGGTTCGAGGCGGTGATGAACACGCCCAGCCACCACCGCGTCCACCACGCGACCAACCCGCGCTATCTCGACCGCAATTACGCGGGCGTGTTCATCGTGTGGGACCGGATGTTCGGCACCTTCGAGGCGGAGCGTCCGCATTCCGAAGAACCGATCCGCTACGGCATCGTGAAGCAGCTGGGCAGCTTCAACCTGCTGTGGGCGGTGTTCCACGAATGGATCGGGATGATCGGCGATATCTGGCGCAGCCCCTGGAAGCACAAGCTTTCCTACCTGCTGCGCGAGCCGGGCTGGAGCCACGATGGCAGCCGCGAAACATCGGACATGATTCGTGCGCGCTGGCAGGAGCAGCAACAGCGTGCAGACGCCGCGCCGGTCGAGACGACGCAGGACGAGCCGCAAAAGCCGATTGCGGGGCCACGTCGCGCAGCCTAACCTTTTGCGTAAACGGAGAGAATATTCCGTACACGAGAGAGGACGGGCGCATGAACCAATACGACTATATCGTCATCGGCGGCGGCAGTGCGGGGAGCGCGGTCACCGGGCGGCTGGCGGTGGACGGCCATCGCAGCGTATGCCTGATCGAGGCAGGCGGACGGAACAACGACTTCCGCGTCAAGACGCCCGGCATGCTGCCCTTCCTGAGCGGGAGCCAGAACTACCGTTACGAAACCGTCCCGCAGAAGGGGCTGGGCGGACGCACCGGGTTTCAGCCGCGCGGCAAGGGCCTGGGCGGCTCCAGCGCGATCAACGCGATGATCTATATCCGCGGCAATGCGTGGGATTACGACAACTGGGCCGCGATGGGCTGCGATGGCTGGGCCTACGACGACGTGCTCCCGTGGTTCAAAAAGGCCGAGGCGAACGAGCGCGGAGAGGATGAATATCACGGCGCAGGCGGCCCGCTGTTCGTATCGGACCAGCGCTGGACCAACGAGACCAGCCGCGCCTTCGTGGCAAGCGCCGCCTCGCTCCAGTATCCCGAACGCGACGACTTCAATGGCGAGAAGCAGGCCGGCTTCGGCATCTATCAGGTGACCCAGCGCAAGGGCGAGCGGTGGTCCGCCAGCCGCGCCTATGTCGAACCGATCCGCAACCAGCCCAATCTCGATATCCGCACCAAGACGCTGGTCGAGAAGCTGGTGATCGAGAATGGCCGGGTGACCGGCGTCATGGTCCGCAAGGGCAAGCACCGCGAATATCTCAACGCGCGGCGCGGGGTGATCCTGTCGGCGGGCGCGTTCAACTCGCCGCAGATCCTGATGCTGTCGGGGATCGGCCCGGGCCGGCACCTCAATGCGATGGGGATCGAGGTCGCGCTCGACCGACCGGCGGTGGGCAGCAACCTGCAGGACCACATCGACTACGTGTCGAGCTGGGAGAGCGAGAGCCGCGTGCCGATCGGCAACAGCCGCGAAGGCACGCTGCGCATGCTGGGCGCGATCCTGGAGCACCGGCGCACCCGCACCGGGGTGATGACCACCCCCTATGCCGAGGCGGGCGGATTCTGGACCGTGATGCCCGACGCCCCCGCGCCCGACGTGCAGTGGCACTTCGTCCCCGCCATGCTGGAAGATCACGGGCGCGAGAAGGTGAACGGCCACGGCGTCTCCTTGCACGCCTGCGTGCTGCGCCCCGAAAGCCGCGGCACGGTGCGCCTCGCCAGCCCGGATGCGGCAGACGCGCCCGCGATCGATCCCAACTTCCTCGACGATGATCGCGATATGGCGGTGCTGCGCGAAGGCGTGCGCCTGTCGCACCGGATTGCCGAAACCGCGCCGCTGGCCGACTACGGGCTGACCGATCGTCACCCGGTGAACCTCGCCGACGATGCCGCGCTCGACGCGATGATTCGCAGCCGCGCTGACACGGTCTATCACCCGGTCGGCACCTGCCGGATGGGTTCGGACGAGGAAGCGGTGGTCGACCCGACGCTCAAGGCGCGCGGGATCGAAGGGCTGTGGGTCGCCGATGCCTCGATCATGCCCAAGCTGGTCTCGGGCAACACCAACGCCCCCTCGATCATGATCGGGGAGCGGTGTGCGGACTTCGTGATCCAGGCGGAGAAGGCCGGCTAGCGCCGCCTCCCCTCCGGGGGCGCCGGAACCGGCGCCGCGTCAGAGCCCCTGTGCCTCGCCCGTACCCTGCGGCGTGAGCCGGGGCAGGCCAAGCTCGGCAAAGAAGTCGCCGCCAGTCTCCAGCGTCGGCGGGGTCGGATCGATCGGGCGGCAGGTGCCCGGCTCGATCGAGGTCTCCAGACACACGAAGCGGTTGTAATCGAAGCGAGCGCGCGCCCAGGCACGGGCGCCGTCGATCGTGTTGTACTCGCCGTAAACCGCGTAATCCGGGCTGTTCTTCTTCTCGCTCTCACGCTCGACATTACGCAGCGTGCCGGGACGATAGCCTTGCCCCTCGGCCACGAAATAGCTGTTGAGCCGCAGCAGCGCGTCGAGCCGCGATTCGCCCGCGCCCTCGCCAAAGGCGATACCGCCAAACCGCTCATACGCGGCGATCATCTCGCGCGTGCGCTCCTGCTCGAAGAAGTCGACCGCGTTGACCCCCACGGCTTCGAACGCAAGGTCGATCTGCTCGGGCGCATTGGCCACGCTGCGCACCGTGCCGACAAAGGCCTCGCGATCGCAGCGGCCATTCCACACCGATCCGTCGGCAGTGTCGAACAGGCGGCAATTGGCGCCATTGCGGCGGCCGATCAGGCTTGAGGGGCGCATGCCCCCGGTACCGCGATACTCGCCCTTCACGATGTCGCCGTCGAATTCGAGCTCGGCCTGGAAGCTGCCGCCGATCAGTTCGGGGCAGCCGCCCTCGCGCTTGGGGCATTTGGTATCGGTGCGTCGGGGCGTCCCGGGCACGGTCGCGACCACTTCGCCGCTGTGATTGCCGAAATACTGGACCTTGCCGTGGAAATCGGCGGGCAATGGATCGGCTGCGGCGGCATTGGCCACCTGGGCCGCAGCGGGAGCGGACCCGAGCGGAGCGAGAGATCCTGCGAAAAGCGAAATTGCGAGTATCAACGAACGCATGTGAGGCTCACTCCCGATCATTGCTGTCGGCGTTAACCATACCATGGTGCGCTTTGCGGCAGAAGCGCTGGTTCGTCCCGCAGCAGATCCGGCCCGCCGGGTGATGCGGATCAGTCGAGCGGCGTGCCTGCAATATAGCGATCGGTGGCGCGGGTGGGCAGGCCATCGATGCTCGACGTGCGATCCTTCATCTTGGCCGCCCATTGCTCGGGATCGGCCTGCGCGTGGACTTTCTTGAGCGTCGGCCGCTCCGCCTCGTAGGCCATGAAGGGCACGCCCCAGCCGCAAGAGGTCTGCACGCTCTCGACGTCGATCACGAAGATCTGCCGCGTGCCGGGCAGCAGCGTGAAGTGCTCGGCCAGCTCGGCCCACTCGGCGTCCTGCGGCAGCACGGGGCGGCCCCGGCCATAGATCCGCAGGATCAGCGCGGGCTGCTCGAAATTGCAGAACATCACCGTGATGCGGCCATCAGCGGCGAGATGCGCATGGGTCTCGTTGCCCGAGCCGCCAAGGTCGAGATACGCGACCCTGTTAGGCGACAGCACGCGAAACGCGTCGTAGCCCTTGGGGCTGAGGTTGATCCGCGCGTCTTCTGCCGCAGTGGCGACGAAGAACACCGGCTGCTTCGCGATCATCGCGATGTGCTTGTCGGAGAGCGTGTCGAAGAAGTCGGCCATGGGGCAAAATACCCCAGCTCACCTCACTCGTCACCCCCGCGCAGGCGGGGGTCCCGCTCGTTTGCAGGAAGCGGGATTCCCGCCTTCGCGGGAATGACGAAGGGGCGTTAACGCTCCTTGGTGGCCGAGAACTTCAGGTCGGGGTTCTTTTCCTGCTGGTAGTTCACGTCCCACGGGCTCTTGGCGAGGAACACCATGTCGCCGTCGCGATCCTTGGCGAGGTTGGCGCGGTTGAACTTCTCGAACTCATCGAGCGCCTTGTCGTCACCCTTCACCCAGCGCGCAGTGGCGAAGGGAGCAGGCTCCAACCCGGCGTCCACCTTGTACTCCGCCTGCAACCGCGAGATCAGCACTTCGAGCTGCAGCTGGCCGACCACGCCGACGATGTGGTTCGCGCCCAGCTCCGGATAGAACACCTGGATCACGCCCTCTTCGGACAGATCGTCGAGCGCCTTCCTCAACTGCTTGGTCTTGGTCGGGTCCTTCAGCTGGACGCGGCGCAGGATTTCGGGCGCGAAGTTGGGCAGGCCGGTGAAGCGCACCTCGTTCTTCTCGCTCAGCGTGTCGCCCACCCGCAAAGTCCCGTGGTTGGGGATGCCGATGATGTCGCCCGGATAGGCATTGTCGGCGATCTCGCGGTCCTGCGCGAAGAACAGGATCGGCGAATGCACCGCGATCGGTTTGCCCAGACCGCTAGGCGTCAGCTTCATGCCGCGTTTGAAGGTGCCCGAAACCTGCCGCATGAAGGCGATCCGGTCGCGGTGGTTGGGGTCCATGTTGGCCTGCACCTTGAAAATGAAGCCGGTCACTTCATCGCGATCGGGCGCAATCTCGCCATCGTCGGTCGGCTGCGGGCGCGGTGCGGGCGCGTATTTGGCGATCGCGTCGATGATCGCGGTAACGCCGAATTCCTTGAGCGCGGAGCCGAAGTACACGGGCGTCAGGTCGCCATTGCGATAGGCCTCGAAATCGAACGGGGCATAGCCCTCGCGCGCCAGCAGGCCTTCCTCGGCCACCCGCGCGACGCCATCGGCGCTGAGATATTCGCCGAGCTTCTCGTCCTCCGGGCCGTCGACCTTCACGGTCTTGCCCTGGAACTCCTTGCTGTCGCCCTCGGGCAGATACAGCTCGTTCTCCTCGAAGTCGTAGACGCCTTCAAACAGCCCGCCCATGCCGACCGGCCAGCTCATCGGCGCGGTGTCGAGCGCGAGCTTCTCGGCAATCTCGTCGAGCAGTTCGAACGGCTCGCGACCCTCGCGGTCGATCTTGTTGATGAAGGTGATGATCGGGACCGAGCGCAGGCGGCAGACCTCGAACAGCTTGAGCGTCTGCGCCTCGATACCGGCAGCGGCATCGAGCACCATGATCGCCGAATCGACCGCGGTCAGCGTGCGGTAGGTGTCTTCGGAGAAATCCTCGTGCCCCGGCGTGTCGAGCAGGTTGAAGGTGATCCCGTTGCGCTCGAAGGTCATCACGCTAGACGTAACCGAGATGCCGCGCTGCTGCTCGATGCTCATCCAGTCCGAGCGTGCCCGCCGCGCCGCGCCGCGCGCCTTGACCTCGCCCGCAAGATGGATCGCCCCGCCGCGAAGCAGCAGCTTCTCGGTCAGCGTGGTCTTACCCGCGTCGGGGTGGGAAATGATCGCGAAGGTACGGCGTTCGGAGGTCATCGAAAACTCTCGTCATTCCCGCGAAGGCGGGAATCTAAGGCCGTTTCGCGGAGGGTCAAAGGAAAGCGGAACCCCGGATCAAGTCCGGGGTGACGGCAAGATCGTCAGTTCTCGTCCCGCGCCACGCGGAAGCCCGCGAAGTCCTGCGTCACCGGCATGATTTCCAGCCGGTTGACGTTGAGGTGCGCGGGCAGTTCGGCGACCCAGCGGATCGTCTCGGCAATATCCTCGCCCGTCATCGGGTGTGCGCCCGAATAGAACTCGTCGGACTTGTCCTGACTGCCGGTGCGCACGGTGGTGAATTCGGTTTCGACCATGCCCGGCTCGATGCTGGTCACGCGCACGCCGGTGCCGTGCAAGTCCGCGCGAATCGCCAGCGTGAAATGGTTCACGAAGGCCTTGGAGCCCGCGTAGACATTGCCGCCGGGATAGACGTAGCTCCCCGCGACCGAGCCGATGTTCACCATC
This genomic window contains:
- a CDS encoding Hsp33 family molecular chaperone HslO, translating into MTDTLQTSETFSDHLLGASIPSRDTRLRLVRLDRTLDEILAAHDYPPAIRNLLAEALVVAALVGALIDEDDEESAEGEGGGQMTMQAQTEAGIVKLLVCDFRQGAVRGYADFDAEALAKLGANPSLPALFGKGYLAITFDVPKRGGRYQGIVPLEGESLAAACESYFLQSEQVPTLVRVAVKTEGEHTLAAGLLAQHLPDGEVGRERLHVRLSHPHWEHVETMAGSIRHEELLDEALPLEALVWRLFHEEDEVRVFQGKPLTRGCRCSVEHYESLIRRFSQEDRAEMRNEAGDILVDCAFCSRIFTIDA
- the argF gene encoding ornithine carbamoyltransferase is translated as MGARHFLDLSDAGGDALAAMLNDAIDRKAARKSWPKGKADADAPLAGYVLAMIFEKSSTRTRVSFDIAMRQLGGSAIVMESGSMQLGRGESIADTARVLSRMVDAIMIRTDDHAKVEEMARHASVPVINGLTDASHPCQIVADLLTIIEHGKALPGLELAWLGDGNNVLHSILEAAGIFKFNVRVATPAGFEPEAAFVEAARAGGATITLTQDAQAAAKGADVIVTDTWVSMGQENAASKIAAMQPFQVNDALMALAKPEVDFLHCLPAHVGDEVTQSVIEGPQSRVFDEAENRIHAQKSVLLWAFGKL
- a CDS encoding aspartate aminotransferase family protein, whose protein sequence is MSIPALMPVYPRCDVRPVKGEHCHLIDEDGTRYLDFASGIAVNLLGHSHEGLIGAIQKQAETLMHVSNLYGSPHQEKLAQMLVDASFADTVFFTNSGAEAVECAIKTARAFHQHEGGDPARTELITFTSAFHGRTMATISASNQAKMHHGFLPLLQGFKYCEFDDLAAAKAAIGPQTAGFLVEPIQGEGGIRPASQEFMQGLRDLADEHGLMLVLDEVQCGVARTGKFYAHEFYGVKPDIVASAKGIGGGFPLGACLATEHAARGMTFGTHGSTYGGNPLAMAAGVAVMEAVANDEFLQGVRDKGARLKARLEQFIGNYPDLFELVRGEGLMLGIKMKVESRPFFQHLRDKHQLLTVAAGDNTLRVLPPLVVGDAEIDEFFDKLSAGAADYEVPDAS
- a CDS encoding cold-shock protein, translated to MGYDKGRRRGRDKRDNIGEDGFEPFPGGDFGGGFQDRGGFDDRGGGGYQDRGGFQDRGGFQDRGGPGGGGRGGFGGGGGPRGGGGGAGGGGGFNRMPAQVVGTGKGQVKFFNGQKGFGFIQQEGGGDDVFVHISAVERAGLEGLAEGQELEFNLVDRGGKISAQDLQVVGDVIPVTGGAVAAPREGGAPGAAGGAPRRELTGEKATGTVKFFNSMKGFGFLVRDDGQPDAFVHISAVERSGLSQINEGERYEFDLEVDRRGKYSAVNLVPVQE
- a CDS encoding sterol desaturase family protein; translation: MPDFSPVDYAIPGFVLLVLAEMLWARFKAPHSYEPKDTLVSLAFGLGSTVAGLLLGGLALAVFLAAYEVRFFTIGWEWWAWPLCFVLDDLKYYWVHRFGHRSRWFWASHVNHHSSQHYNLSTALRQTWTGAFTLGFVFALPLVLIGFHPAMIAICGGFNLIYQFWIHTEAIDRMPRWFEAVMNTPSHHRVHHATNPRYLDRNYAGVFIVWDRMFGTFEAERPHSEEPIRYGIVKQLGSFNLLWAVFHEWIGMIGDIWRSPWKHKLSYLLREPGWSHDGSRETSDMIRARWQEQQQRADAAPVETTQDEPQKPIAGPRRAA
- a CDS encoding GMC family oxidoreductase, translated to MNQYDYIVIGGGSAGSAVTGRLAVDGHRSVCLIEAGGRNNDFRVKTPGMLPFLSGSQNYRYETVPQKGLGGRTGFQPRGKGLGGSSAINAMIYIRGNAWDYDNWAAMGCDGWAYDDVLPWFKKAEANERGEDEYHGAGGPLFVSDQRWTNETSRAFVASAASLQYPERDDFNGEKQAGFGIYQVTQRKGERWSASRAYVEPIRNQPNLDIRTKTLVEKLVIENGRVTGVMVRKGKHREYLNARRGVILSAGAFNSPQILMLSGIGPGRHLNAMGIEVALDRPAVGSNLQDHIDYVSSWESESRVPIGNSREGTLRMLGAILEHRRTRTGVMTTPYAEAGGFWTVMPDAPAPDVQWHFVPAMLEDHGREKVNGHGVSLHACVLRPESRGTVRLASPDAADAPAIDPNFLDDDRDMAVLREGVRLSHRIAETAPLADYGLTDRHPVNLADDAALDAMIRSRADTVYHPVGTCRMGSDEEAVVDPTLKARGIEGLWVADASIMPKLVSGNTNAPSIMIGERCADFVIQAEKAG
- a CDS encoding pyridoxamine 5'-phosphate oxidase family protein, which gives rise to MADFFDTLSDKHIAMIAKQPVFFVATAAEDARINLSPKGYDAFRVLSPNRVAYLDLGGSGNETHAHLAADGRITVMFCNFEQPALILRIYGRGRPVLPQDAEWAELAEHFTLLPGTRQIFVIDVESVQTSCGWGVPFMAYEAERPTLKKVHAQADPEQWAAKMKDRTSSIDGLPTRATDRYIAGTPLD
- a CDS encoding peptide chain release factor 3; protein product: MTSERRTFAIISHPDAGKTTLTEKLLLRGGAIHLAGEVKARGAARRARSDWMSIEQQRGISVTSSVMTFERNGITFNLLDTPGHEDFSEDTYRTLTAVDSAIMVLDAAAGIEAQTLKLFEVCRLRSVPIITFINKIDREGREPFELLDEIAEKLALDTAPMSWPVGMGGLFEGVYDFEENELYLPEGDSKEFQGKTVKVDGPEDEKLGEYLSADGVARVAEEGLLAREGYAPFDFEAYRNGDLTPVYFGSALKEFGVTAIIDAIAKYAPAPRPQPTDDGEIAPDRDEVTGFIFKVQANMDPNHRDRIAFMRQVSGTFKRGMKLTPSGLGKPIAVHSPILFFAQDREIADNAYPGDIIGIPNHGTLRVGDTLSEKNEVRFTGLPNFAPEILRRVQLKDPTKTKQLRKALDDLSEEGVIQVFYPELGANHIVGVVGQLQLEVLISRLQAEYKVDAGLEPAPFATARWVKGDDKALDEFEKFNRANLAKDRDGDMVFLAKSPWDVNYQQEKNPDLKFSATKER